A genomic window from Ruminiclostridium cellulolyticum H10 includes:
- a CDS encoding alpha-N-arabinofuranosidase: MDNAKMILNKDYVVAPVDKRIYGSFIEHLGRAVYGGIYEPGHPSADKFGFRQDVSEMIRELQVPIVRYPGGNFVSGYNWEDGVGPVDKRPRRTELAWATVETNEIGTNEFVTWAKEVGTEVMMAVNLGTRGVDAARNLIEYCNLTQGTYWSDLRKSHGYSQPHNIKTWCLGNEMDGPWQIGTKTAEEYGRLACETAKVMKMVDPTIELVACGSSGSGMPTFAQWEATVLEHTYEHVDYISLHTYYGNQDNDTANYLAKTMDMDAFIKSVVATCDYVKAKKRSKKKINLSFDEWNVWFHSNEADKKIDRWSIAPPQLEDIYNFEDALLVGGMLITLLKNADRVKMACLAQLVNVIAPIMTENGGSAWKQTIYYPYLHTSVFGRGTVLNTIMKAPKFDTKDFTDVSAIDATAVINDNNDEITVFAVNRHMENNISLDVELNGFGQFEVIEHIVLEHNDVKATNTKENPNNVVPNNNGNATLEDGSIKASLKNLSWNVIRLKKVK, from the coding sequence ATGGATAACGCAAAAATGATACTTAACAAAGACTACGTTGTAGCACCTGTAGACAAAAGAATTTACGGCTCATTTATTGAGCATTTGGGAAGAGCTGTATATGGGGGTATATATGAACCGGGGCACCCTTCAGCAGACAAATTTGGCTTCCGTCAGGATGTATCAGAAATGATAAGGGAATTACAAGTCCCTATAGTAAGATATCCCGGTGGAAATTTCGTTTCAGGCTACAATTGGGAGGATGGAGTAGGTCCTGTAGATAAAAGACCCCGACGAACGGAATTAGCTTGGGCTACAGTTGAAACAAACGAAATTGGAACCAATGAGTTTGTAACATGGGCTAAAGAAGTAGGGACAGAAGTTATGATGGCGGTTAATCTGGGAACAAGAGGGGTTGATGCGGCCAGAAATCTCATTGAATACTGCAATCTTACTCAAGGAACATACTGGAGTGACTTGAGAAAATCTCATGGCTACAGTCAGCCTCACAACATAAAGACCTGGTGTCTTGGAAATGAAATGGACGGACCTTGGCAGATAGGAACAAAAACTGCCGAGGAATACGGAAGGCTTGCTTGTGAAACTGCAAAGGTTATGAAAATGGTAGATCCCACAATCGAACTGGTAGCCTGCGGAAGCTCAGGAAGCGGTATGCCTACCTTTGCCCAATGGGAAGCTACAGTCCTTGAGCATACTTATGAACATGTTGATTATATTTCACTTCATACGTATTATGGTAACCAAGATAATGATACTGCTAACTACCTGGCAAAAACTATGGATATGGATGCCTTTATCAAATCCGTTGTTGCAACCTGTGATTATGTAAAAGCAAAAAAACGCAGTAAGAAAAAAATAAACCTCTCCTTTGACGAATGGAATGTATGGTTCCACTCCAATGAAGCGGATAAAAAAATTGACAGATGGTCTATTGCACCACCTCAACTTGAAGATATTTACAATTTTGAGGATGCACTTTTGGTTGGAGGTATGCTGATAACTCTGTTAAAGAATGCCGACAGAGTAAAGATGGCTTGTCTTGCACAGCTTGTAAATGTTATTGCACCAATAATGACAGAGAACGGTGGAAGTGCGTGGAAGCAGACAATTTACTATCCATACCTCCATACTTCAGTGTTTGGAAGAGGTACTGTTTTAAATACCATTATGAAAGCACCAAAGTTTGATACTAAAGATTTTACAGACGTTTCAGCTATTGATGCTACAGCAGTAATTAATGACAACAACGATGAAATTACCGTTTTTGCAGTAAACAGACATATGGAAAACAATATTAGTCTGGATGTTGAACTAAATGGCTTCGGACAATTTGAAGTTATTGAACATATTGTTCTTGAACATAATGATGTAAAAGCTACTAATACAAAAGAAAATCCAAATAACGTTGTACCAAACAACAATGGAAATGCTACCTTGGAAGATGGAAGTATCAAAGCTTCCTTAAAGAATCTTTCCTGGAATGTTATAAGATTGAAGAAAGTAAAATAG
- a CDS encoding ABC transporter substrate-binding protein, producing the protein MKKKLIALLMCFSLVIAAGCGASDTNSSDSESSESAQSTSANDSGSNKLITIGFSQVGAESDWRVANTASMKSALSEKNGFKLIFADAQQKQENQIKAVRDFISQDVDVIAIAPVTETGWETVLGEAKDADIPVIIVDRMIKVSDDSLFSCWVGSDFQKEGVNAAEWLVNYMKEKGKTDKQNVVVLQGTIGSSAEIGRTKGFGDTIKKYDNFNILAQQTGEFTQAKGQEVMESFLKQYNDIDVVIAQNDNMAFGAIDALKAAGKAPGKDVTIVSFDAVKAAFKSMIAGDMNVSVECNPLHGPRVAELAKKLMNDEKVEKIQYVDEKVYPAEIAEKELPNRQY; encoded by the coding sequence ATGAAAAAGAAGTTAATTGCACTTCTGATGTGTTTTTCATTGGTAATAGCGGCAGGATGTGGAGCTTCCGATACCAATTCATCAGATTCCGAATCGTCTGAGTCTGCCCAATCCACATCAGCTAATGATTCAGGCAGCAACAAGTTGATTACAATAGGCTTCTCACAGGTTGGTGCTGAAAGTGACTGGCGGGTAGCTAACACTGCATCAATGAAATCCGCATTATCCGAAAAAAATGGCTTCAAATTGATTTTTGCTGATGCTCAGCAGAAGCAGGAGAACCAGATTAAAGCAGTAAGGGATTTTATATCACAGGATGTTGACGTTATAGCTATAGCACCTGTTACAGAAACGGGCTGGGAAACGGTATTGGGTGAAGCAAAGGATGCAGATATACCGGTAATTATTGTTGATAGAATGATAAAGGTTTCGGATGATTCACTCTTTAGCTGCTGGGTTGGTTCAGACTTCCAGAAGGAAGGTGTTAACGCAGCTGAATGGTTAGTTAACTATATGAAAGAGAAAGGCAAGACCGATAAACAAAATGTTGTAGTTCTTCAGGGAACAATAGGATCATCTGCTGAAATAGGCCGTACAAAGGGTTTTGGTGATACTATAAAGAAATATGATAACTTTAATATACTGGCACAACAGACTGGAGAGTTTACTCAGGCAAAAGGCCAGGAAGTAATGGAATCCTTCTTAAAACAGTACAATGACATCGATGTAGTTATAGCACAGAACGATAATATGGCCTTCGGAGCTATTGATGCTTTAAAAGCAGCAGGTAAGGCTCCTGGAAAAGATGTAACAATTGTATCCTTTGACGCAGTTAAGGCTGCATTCAAATCAATGATAGCAGGGGATATGAATGTATCGGTAGAATGTAATCCTTTACACGGGCCTAGAGTAGCTGAACTGGCTAAAAAACTCATGAACGATGAAAAAGTTGAAAAGATACAGTATGTTGATGAAAAAGTATATCCGGCTGAAATAGCTGAAAAAGAACTCCCGAATCGCCAATATTAA
- a CDS encoding ArsR/SmtB family transcription factor, which yields MKTDISEKWLPVYEALSSRVRIKIINILAQNSLNIKQIAEELGLSSAIVTMHVKKLEAAGIVHSERKSIKGAVQKICFLDVDSLEIQFPSRKAKVRSYHEFSMPIGHYSDFSVTPTCGIATPEKVIGQFDDPRYFLDPDRVNAGILWFTEGFVEYRIPNFLLSVQQPEELEISMELGSEAPGINSNWPSDISFFLNERIIGQWTSPGDYGNSRGKYTPRWWSLQVGQYGLYKAIRIAQDGSYIDGIKVSDTTLSSLDIRQKYWSFRIAVLPESQNVGGVTIFGKGFGNYSRDIMFKLYYK from the coding sequence ATGAAAACAGATATATCTGAAAAGTGGCTGCCTGTATATGAAGCTTTAAGTAGCCGCGTACGTATTAAAATAATAAATATACTCGCACAGAATTCCTTAAATATAAAGCAGATTGCTGAAGAGTTGGGTTTAAGCAGTGCAATAGTTACAATGCACGTAAAAAAGCTTGAAGCAGCAGGAATAGTTCATTCAGAGAGGAAAAGTATTAAAGGAGCAGTACAGAAGATTTGTTTTCTTGACGTAGATTCATTGGAAATCCAATTTCCGAGCAGAAAGGCGAAAGTTAGAAGTTATCATGAATTTTCAATGCCTATAGGTCATTACTCGGATTTTTCCGTTACTCCAACCTGTGGAATAGCTACACCCGAAAAAGTTATCGGACAGTTTGATGACCCAAGGTATTTTTTGGACCCGGATAGAGTGAACGCGGGAATACTCTGGTTTACAGAAGGCTTTGTGGAATATAGGATTCCCAATTTTTTACTTTCGGTACAACAGCCTGAAGAATTGGAGATATCAATGGAGCTGGGTTCGGAAGCACCGGGGATAAACAGTAACTGGCCATCGGATATATCCTTTTTTCTGAATGAGAGAATAATCGGACAATGGACCAGTCCCGGAGATTATGGGAATAGCCGTGGCAAGTATACTCCGCGATGGTGGAGTCTGCAAGTAGGGCAATACGGACTATACAAAGCTATACGTATAGCACAGGATGGCTCTTATATCGATGGAATAAAGGTTTCAGATACTACTCTATCTTCCTTGGATATCCGCCAGAAATATTGGTCTTTCAGAATAGCAGTACTGCCCGAATCACAAAATGTAGGTGGCGTAACAATATTTGGAAAGGGATTTGGAAATTATAGCCGTGATATAATGTTTAAATTATATTATAAATAA